A region of Lycium barbarum isolate Lr01 chromosome 1, ASM1917538v2, whole genome shotgun sequence DNA encodes the following proteins:
- the LOC132637486 gene encoding G-type lectin S-receptor-like serine/threonine-protein kinase LECRK2 gives MFFFYVFLLSRGSFGNSRPTLVGVRSAYTLPSPDPTWWDFTGLLLLLLLYTPLMQKDRAIYRATLDYDGNFRLYSHEFDSNGNSKMVVEWEAIDDLCLVKGFCGLNSYCIRSDHNAPSCMCLPGSYLRENDPTFGDCQRNFTRGNCINGKEDASVYKITTTTNLTWEDPPYFVTSFLGKEDCGKSCLEDCDCDASLFDENGQCMKHKLPLRYVKGDREGSRTDFFKVSNLAVQNPTTDSVKPPWVVILVLSISFVMYSGTALAFSGFYVFKFQIIKYRKLLQTGTTGLTKDFILRTCSYRELKQATNGFKEELGKGAFGAVYKGSFDKGQSLVEVKRLEKVVDEGEREFRAEMRVIGRTRHRNLVRLLGYCAEGSKRALVYEYMSNGCLANLLFRGATRPAWNLRVNVALDVARGILYLHEECEAPIIHCDIKPQNILLDELLTAKISDFGLAKLLMPDQTRTFTGVRGTRGYLAPEWQTNAPISVKVDVYSYGIVLLEIICCRRNIEVYVTNIEEIQLSKWAYSCLVGSELDKLVGSEEVDKKTLEGMNSVAIWCIQDEPALRPPMKKVLQMLQGIIDIPVPPCPSPSS, from the coding sequence atgttttttttttatgtttttttattgagccgagggtctttcggaaacagccgtcctaccttggtaggagtaaggtctgcgtacactctaccctccccagaccccacgtggtgggatttcactgggttgttgttgttgttgttgttgtacactccACTTATGCAGAAGGACAGAGCTATTTATCGAGCCACACTAGATTATGATGGGAATTTTCGACTCTATTCTCATGAATTCGACTCCAATGGTAATTCTAAAATGGTAGTGGAGTGGGAGGCGATCGATGATCTCTGTCTTGTGAAGGGTTTCTGTGGCCTTAACAGTTATTGCATTAGAAGTGATCACAATGCACCCTCTTGTATGTGTCTACCAGGGTCATACTTGAGAGAGAATGATCCAACCTTTGGTGATTGTCAACGGAACTTCACTAGAGGAAATTGCATTAATGGGAAAGAAGATGCAAGCGTCTATAAGATTACTACTACAACCAATTTGACCTGGGAGGATCCTCCTTACTTTGTTACATCATTTCTAGGAAAAGAAGATTGTGGCAAATCTTGTTTGGAGGACTGTGATTGTGATGCTTCCCTCTTCGACGAAAATGGCCAGTGTATGAAACACAAGCTGCCTTTGAGGTATGTCAAAGGTGATCGTGAAGGATCTCGCACTGATTTCTTTAAAGTCAGCAATCTAGCAGTGCAAAATCCAACAACGGATTCAGTGAAGCCACCATGGGTGGTGATCTTGGTTTTATCGATAAGTTTTGTTATGTATTCAGGTACTGCTCTTGCATTTTCAGGATTTTATGTCTTCAAATTCCAGATAATAAAGTACAGGAAGCTATTGCAGACAGGAACCACAGGCTTAACGAAAGACTTCATACTCAGAACTTGCTCTTACAGGGAGCTAAAACAGGCAACTAATGGTTTCAAGGAGGAACTAGGAAAGGGTGCTTTCGGAGCAGTTTACAAAGGGAGCTTTGATAAAGGTCAAAGCCTTGTGGAAGTGAAGAGGCTAGAGAAAGTAGTCGACGAAGGTGAAAGGGAGTTCAGAGCAGAAATGAGGGTCATTGGTAGAACTCGACACAGAAATTTGGTTCGTTTGCTTGGATATTGTGCTGAAGGCTCAAAAAGAGCTCTAGTTTATGAATATATGAGCAATGGTTGCCTAGCAAATCTCTTGTTCCGAGGAGCTACTCGCCCTGCTTGGAACCTCAGAGTGAATGTTGCACTAGATGTCGCCAGGGGAATCCTTTACCTCCATGAAGAATGTGAAGCTCCAATTATCCACTGTGATATAAAACCACAAAACATCTTACTCGATGAGTTGTTGACAGCTAAAATCTCAGACTTCGGGCTGGCCAAGCTACTAATGCCTGATCAAACAAGAACATTCACTGGTGTAAGAGGGACTAGAGGGTATTTGGCACCAGAATGGCAAACAAATGCCCCAATCTCTGTCAAGGTTGATGTGTACAGCTATGGTATTGTGTTGCTAGAAATCATTTGCTGCAGAAGAAATATTGAAGTCTATGTGACTAATATAGAAGAAATCCAGCTGTCTAAATGGGCATATAGTTGCCTTGTAGGTAGTGAACTGGACAAGCTTGTTGGAAGTGAAGAAGTAGACAAGAAGACCTTGGAGGGAATGAATTCTGTGGCGATCTGGTGCATTCAGGATGAACCAGCCCTTCGTCCTCCCATGAAAAAAGTATTACAGATGTTACAGGGAATCATTGATATTCCAGTTCCTCCATGTCCAAGTCCCAGTAGTTAA